A region of the Sardina pilchardus chromosome 3, fSarPil1.1, whole genome shotgun sequence genome:
ATGATACCATGTGTGCGGAGATCTTGCATTTAATTGACAGCCACTTAAAAAGGTTTGTTATGACACCATTGCTTTTATCCGAACAAAATATGTCACTGTTTGTAGGATGTATTTAAGCATGATATTTTTGTACTTCTTCAACCAGCTAACATAGAATCGGGCTCTACACTATTGAAGGTGTTTAGATGTttgaacagagagagtgacatgTCAAGTCTCACTGTCACGCAGAACACTCACTGACTAGTGATCGATCAAAGAAAGACACCCTTTGTCCCTTAAACCAGTGTCAGTAAGGATTTCTGTTGTGATACTAAGGGAACTATTTTTGATGTATAAATGTGAATGACTCTCACCGTAGTAGATAAGAGAGCTCTGTCTAGTCTTGCATAACTTACAGGTATTTGTAGACAGCCTGTAAAGTTCAAACACTATGTTTCATAGAAAGTCTACATGGATATGCAATCAGTGAGGGCTGATTAAAACCTTTCCTCAACACGTGCTTCTCTTTCATTTAGCTTGAAAGGCATTTCTCCTCTTCAAAACTCACCATAGCATCACAAGGATAAAAGATTAAATAGCCAAAccatgacatacagtagttaGTAAACTGTCCCTAAATGATTTTATTTGACCTTGCGTTCCTATCCAAAAAGCTCCTTTTGTTGACTGTTGTGTGTGGAGTCTGTCGGCAGCATTGAATCTGTAACCCATTGCTGGTGACAGTGAAAAGGTATAGTGACAGTAGCAGTTGTGGTATGAGCAGCATGttggaagagatagagagttaaaatgtaacagagagagaaggatgagagacAAACAGTTTGCATGACTGGCAAATACTTGGCCTCTGAATCTTTGTGCTTGCTCAGTCTCTCTGCAGTACATCTCACtctatgtccctctctcttttttttctttagtcaCAGAGtatgtttcccccccccccctctccagcaCAGGGGACAAGTAGAAAGGCCACTTTGTACTTCCCTGCTAATTGAATTTACTCCCCAAGTCTACCCACAGGGATGTTTGGAGGGgccttcctcccttctcctcaccAGGAAGCAAGTGATAGTAATTAGCCTTCTGTTTTCCCTCATATCCGCTCCCAATTAcgtcggggagggggggggggggctgaggagAAAGTTAGGCGACGTCTTTACTGGCAGTTACTGTGCTGCCCACAGAGCTCAGCATTGTCCCAGAAATCAGAAATACAACGTTTGCAGTCAGTCGGTCAGAACTTGTGAGGTCAGGTCTTGTGGTTTTCTCTCCGACGGCACGTTCTCCAGAACTACCCCTGTCTCTGTGTTCTTGGAAGTCTGAAGACTTACTAGAGTGATAACCATGATTTGGTAAAAGAAATACTGTAGGTGCTATCAGCAACAGCGGCAACAATAGCGTATACAAATAGCTATGCCATATCAGAGGCCATGCGCTTGGCAAGCTTATCTGATagatcatcatcttcttctctctgttaaACATTTACATCGTACATGTACATCATGTTAGAAGGGAGTTGATGTTGGCGCCTGTTTTTAGACCAAAAAATAGTACATGAGGACACAGATATTGCTTTGATTTGTCCTCGCAGGTATGCAGGGCAGGTGAGGGACCCTTTATCAGGTCgcggggtggggaggagagctAACATAAAAGAATTCAGTCATTTGTTATCAGTTATTAATTACTAAAAGGTTACACAATCACagtgaaatatactgtaaatacacattCATGATTCATCCACTGATAGCCTATCTTAAGCCTGATGCCACAGTATTGAGAAAACAATCTCTGAAGAAAGAACAGGAAAAGCTGGATTGGCAAATGCATTAGAGCTCATTATATTTGAATTACACAAACCAGTCTGTTTTTATTGAATATCATTTTTGATTCTGACACAGTATTCAATGTATCCAATTGAATCATGTAGGATAAGTGGAAAGCAATAAAGCATGTGTTCACAGCTGGAAACACAATCACATCGGGTGTCTCGTTTTTGATCAATGGATTCCTATCAGACTTTGTGAGAAATTATCAGAAAGAGTCAGAAACATCTCTTTATCTTGCCAACAGTTTTTACTGTGTTTGTTAATATTACCTGAATGGCATTACCAATCAAACATGGGCTCCGTAGTTGGAACTTTTTACGTTGTGCTTCAGCACATTCCGTGAATTCTTTCCACACCAGTTGAGTGTAACGTAATGATAACGTAATGATAACACTCAAGATCTCAGTGGTGTTATCAGTCTTCAAACAACAAACAagatgtcactgtgtgtgtgttgccacagGACTGACTTATAGCGTGTGATTTCCAGTAGCAGAACTGTTGCAGTATGTTTACATACGGCCCACATTAGATTACGCTCAGCGTGCGGCCGTGCGCTTGTTTATCAAGATGCATAACACTCTCATTTAATCTAATTTCGTTGACATTAGGTTGTCAACGCGTCTGCTTCAAGACACAAACGTTGTGTTGGTTCATAACAGTACCTACACAGGCTTACTGTACCAAATGGAATGCCGCGCTTATGTcagtgaaaaagtgtgtgtgtcgtggatTGAGCAGTAACTGGGGATTTACTGATTCCGCTCCACCTCATTGCAGTAGTGTGTGCACATTTTGCAGTGCATCAAGCCCAAGCAGCAAGCAGCGATTCCTGTTCCAAGTGACAGATCTTTTGCTCATGACTTTGCTCATGCTGCTGCTTGATGATgaacagaaagaaggaaagcaTGCCAAATGCCATCCAAATGTGGGTGAAAAGATAGTGACAGATAAGTCTCCGCTTCAGCATTCAGCTTTCATCTAGGTGTTGACAGCAAGTCCCCCTCACCTCGCCCCTGCGATTTCTCACGCTTTCACTACCAAATTCAGATCGTTTATAGGATAGGTTTAGTGGGGTGGGCTGTGGTCAAAGTCCACGCCtgcctaaaatatgttttacagtaACAGTAGTGTTTGACTTCTTTCTGTCATAACAAAGTGTGGCTGCATGGCTGACTGACCGTCTACAGGGAGTACAGAGGTAACATCACGGACACTGATTTATTGGTGATTTATTAGTTGTCACTtaggcctttttttttgtttgattccTTGATGAAGGCTTGGTTGCCAAAATGCGTCAGAGTTTTTTAGAAAAGTTTAATGTGACCAAgccgctacaataaaggctttttaacttttgatatatgagagtgccttggagttcCTCTTGCTTTTTCATCTGAATATTCCCATCCAAATAGCACTTCAAACAAACTTTTGAGTACAAGAAGTGCTCCTTGACAAACGTTTTGTGATCACTTAGTCCTTGCCTGTTGCATGACACTCACCCACAGCTATTGATAGAACAGAGAATGATTCTGTTCAATATGGCTCCTGGTGTGCTgagtatatgtgcatgtgtatgtgtatgtgtatgtgtatatgtgtatgtgtatgtgtatgtgtatgtgtatgtgtatgtgtatgtgtatgtgtatgtgtatgtgtatgtgtatgtgtatgtgtatatgtatgtgtatgtgtatgtgtactgtatgtgtatgtgtgtgtgtgtgtctgtgtgtgtgtttgtgtatgtgtgtgtctgtgtgtgtgtttgtgtgtgtgtttgtgtgtgtgtgtgtgtgtgtgtgtgtgtgtgtgtgtgtgtgtatgtatgtgtatgtgtatgtgtatgtgtatgtgtatgtgtatgtgtatgtgtatgtgtgtgtctgtgtgtgtgtttgtgtgtgtgtgtgtgtgtgtgtgtgtgtgtgtgtgtgtgtgtgtgtgtgtgtgtactgtgtgtgtatgtgtatgtgtgtgtatgtgtatgtgtacgtgtgtgtgtgtgtgtgtatgtgtatgttgtatgtgtgtgtgcgcatgttgtatgtgtatgttgtatgtgtacagtatgtgtacgttgtatgctgtatgtgtatgtgtattttgtatgtgtacattgtatgtgtatgtatatgtgtatgtacctCGGTTTTGAAGGTTTTGATTAATTTTCTGTACAGTAAGCCTGTAGGTAACGTTAACCTAAAATTCACTGACAATATTTCTGATGCGCAACAGGAATAGTATTTTGAAAAGATGTCAAATGTTTTTGACGTTAATTGACTaagttcacatacagtatggtccTCCACTTAATATCTTTGTAGAGGAACTCGAATTTGGTCCGCAAGCAAAAAAGCCTACTGTTGATTGCTGTTCAAGGCTGCATATGGTACATTCGGTACACATTTGTGTTGAACCTAACGTGCTGTACCTAACTGGATAGGTATGAACACGTGTGACTTTACTCccctagtatgtgtgtgtgtgtgtgtgtgtgggtgtgtgtgtgtgtatgtgtgtgtgtgtatagcgggATGCTGCTGAGGACCTGATCATTTCACAGACTCTCCTGCTTGTGCTGTAGTCACTCAGCTCTGTCTCATCTTGCTTTGCAGATTTTGTGGTGGGTGCTGGAAAACCACTGAGTGAAATTCTCATACCTGCATCTAAAGGTAAAGAGaggggtctttgtgtgtgtgtgtgtgtgtgtgtgtgtgtgtgtctgtgtgtgtgtctgtgtgtgtgtctgtgtgtgtgtgtctgtgtctgtgtctctgtgtgtgtgtgtgggggggggggtatgtctctctctctgtgtgtgtgtgtgtactcgttTATTTGTGCGCTAGTGTGCATGCGTATCTTATTACATCtttcttcatcttttttttccttctctctctctctctctctctctctctctctctctctctctctctctctctctctctctctctctctctgtgtgttagcATTAGAGCAACACCCAATCTCCTGTTGTGGCCCGGTCCGCTGATTCTCCGTGCCTGCTGCCATGGAGGCCAGAGGAAAGTACGACTTCAATGGCACAGCTGAGGACGAGCTCAGTTTCCGGAAAGGGGACATCCTAAAGGTGCGTGTGCAAGAGGTTTACGTAAATTCCGACAAGTCAACGTGGTCATTTTTATGGTAAGCAGTTGACCAGATAACATCAGAAAGCTGTTGGTTTGAAGATTAATAGGTTACACAAGGCGTGGGTTAGAATCGGACTGAGGTTAGGTTGACGAAGATGAAGATTAAGAAATGAAGGAAATGAAGATTATTTTACGATCTGTTAGATAGCCACTGCCAGTAGTTTGGTTGGGTCTAATGGGGTACTGAATTAAAGAGTTTGAATCAGTGAAAACTCTGACGGTACAGCAAGACGGTAGTCAGGCTGCTTATAGAAATGTTGAGGTCAGGTCTCGAAGTCGACCTTGGGGCAGTATGAGAACGAGAGCAAGCAGTGAATGAGCGAACACATTGCGTGTTGACTAGTGCGCTTCCTGTGGTTATAAGCACGAGCCTCTGAAGCACAGGTGCAGTGCACCCCGGCCGGGCCTGCTGTCCTACTTACTGTCGtcgtgctctgtgctctgtagaTCCTGGGTGCCCAAGACGACTGGTTTAAAGCAGAGCTTCACGGCCACGAAGGCTTCGTGCCCAAAAACTATGTCGACAGACAGACTCCCAGGTATGCTTACGGTGACTTCATGTGTACAGGAAccgtgaatatgtgtgtgagtatgtgagcgtttgtgtatgtgaacgtgtgtgcgcgcgtgtgtgtatgtgtgtgtgtcacaccgtgtgtatgtgcgcatgtgtgcgtgtgtgtgtgtgtgtgtgtgagcacgtacagtacgtgctgtgcatatgtgtgcaacCATATGTCAGGCGCAGCTCATGTGATTATGCACGCGAGGCTGTATTTACTTTCATCCCCACTGGCCCTTTCCAGCTGGTTCCAGGAGAACGCCAGTCGCGGCGCGGCCGAGGAGATTCTGATGGACCGAGACATGGGCGGCTTCCTGATCCGCGGCAGCCAGAGCACCCCTGGAGCCTTCTCCATCTCCGTCCGGTAGGAGGAAGAATGAATCCCTTAGAGTCCCTAAAAGATATCCACACAATGCAGTGTGAGAGATCATATGGAAATGTAGAGAAGCCAAGTGGGTGTCAAATCTACTCCTTAACATAAATACTGTGGATATGGTTAATAATACGCACAGTTATCACAGTTTTTGTGGGTATAAATTTAATCACTGGGAGTCAACTGAGGACTGTGTTTATACTCAGATATTTAACAGCTATCTTACCTCACAAAATATGgcgggtttttttttcctcgtTGTGACTGCCTCGGTGATGCAGCGGCCCCAGTTGACCCTCTGGGCTGACTGACTAGCTTGGCTCCTTTTTAGCCGTGTCATCAGTTTGATCAGTCCCGTCCGTTCTGTGCCACTGTTGCGCCGGTCCCACCCAGGCCTCTCTCTTCCATCCGTCAGCCGCCTGGCAGGCACAACCATGTGGAAATGTCACATTAATATTGCAGCGCCTACAACTGCCTCGGCATCGCGGTCAGATTGGGTGATTTGTGTGAGTCCCGATCTCATGAATCATCCATGGGCCCCAACTGCCGACCTCAGTGATGATGTGGGATTCAGGTGGCGCCACTCAAGGCTCTGTGGACTCCTGACTCACAGGGGACCCCTAGTGGACACGAGTGATAGAGCGCCTGTTCAGAGACGATTGGCTCATATGATAAAATGGTATTTATGTACTAAAAGGAAAAtgcagattgtttttttttttaatgtaaggaTGCAGTTGGCTACAGCCCTCGTACCACATCTGGGTCCATGTGCCCACAGGCActacccaggttcgagtccgatgCTGGTAATTTTTCGATCCCTccccatctttctccctctcatcacTTTCCTATTATATCATCCTCTTCACTCTCCAGGCCAAAAAGCCTGATCCAGTAGCTGATCCAGTAGCTTATCTCAGATCATTGTTGTAAAAATGTTACCTAAAAGTTAAATGGTGAAAAATTGCATGAAGACGGTTTCCTAAAAGGAAATGGGGCAAAACagcaagagaaaaaaagcaagGCGTCAATCAGTAAATCAGTGTTCTCTCTTCTGGTTAGGCACGAGAGTGACGTCCAGCATTTCAAAATCATGAGGGAGAACAAGGCCAAGTACCACATCTGGAACGTGAAGTTCAACTCCCTGAACGAGCTGGTGGAGTACTACAGGAGAAACAGCATCTCCAAAAACAGCGAGATCTACCTGAACGACGGCAGCAGAGACGACTCCAAGCCATCTGCTCCACAGCCGGTAAAAAAAACACCTCATCTCCATGCTCTTTTCCCAAACAGCTCCCTCTGCAGGGCGTTCAGTATAAAGGGTACCTGTATTAGAAAATGTCTCTGCTCACAAACTGACCTCACTGGATGCTGGTTAAATGTCATGCAATAGTAACACTAAGCACTTGTTACCTGACAGGTACACATATGGCATTACTGAAATTGAAAACATACAGAACAATAAAGTGGTTAAAATATCAAGAAAACATACAATACATCTTATGCATTAAGCATAAATAGCACCCTTTCCCTTAGAATTTAGTTTGGTGTTTGACCTAATATCACCCTTAGTAAATAACACCAGAATGGATGAACAGGCTGATCCCTGGCCTCTTGTCTTCCTGTTACCCCTCTATTTGTTTCTCATTGTCCTTATATACCCTTTATTTTTACCATCCATCcttttctccttccttccctctcttccttctcccctTCCTGTTGTTccatctgctcctcctctctgtgagcCTCTGCCATTTCTCCCacgctgtgtgtgagagcgctcTCAAGGGCTCtttggagagagaagaaacacaGATCAATACGAGCGCCTCGAGTAGTGTACAGTGAAACAGAGGCCTAGAAGTGAGCCATATCGATTTCGCAATTCAGCATCAGATTCAATATCAAACAGCAGGAGCTGTAGAGGCTCTTAAAGGTCCACCGCACTCTTGACCGTCACTTTGGTTAGGGTCCATTTGCGAGTGCTTTGTCTTCGCCTTTGTTTGCCGATGTGATTTGACCTCTGGTGCCTTTTTTTTGGCTCCGCAGGCAAAGAGAGGCTCGGCGGACGGCTACTACCCTGGAGGCTACGGAGGGTCACCGCAGCCCACCCAGCAGCGGAGGGCGTCcgatcagtcacacacacagcaggtgcGGTGGCAtaagcagtcacacacacacacacacacacacacacacacacacacacacacacacacacacacacacacacacacacaaatggccacTTACAGTGTAAATACCCATTCACATACAGTTATTCACTCAGGTGGTACACATTCATATGAAACCAAACACATAGAcatatcctctctctttctcccccgctctatctccctctctctttcactttcacacacatgaacacacacaaacgcgtgcacacacacacacacacacacacacacacacacacacatacacacacacaaatggacactTACAGTGTAAATACCCATTCACATACAGTTATTCACTCAGGTGGTACACATTCATATGAAACCAAACACATAGAcatatcctctctctttctcccccgctctatctccctctctctttcactttcacacacatgaacacacacaaacgcgtgcacacacacacacacacacacctcacaggcaCTAACATACACCAACATACTGCGCATTTCTGcatgacatgcacacatacacactcacgtgcACACAACAGAAGGCACCCAAACACTCAGACGTGTGCAGACAGTGCTCATTCCAGTCAGCCGAGGAGGATTGTTTTGGCCGGAGGCCCTACAGCGTCTCTGTCTTCCCTGGCCTGGCCCGACCGTATCGCTCCCTCTAAAGGACACTGTCCTTTTCAGTTGCAGAggtgggctggggggggggcttaGAATTCAAACAGTGGGAGTAATGACCAGGTAACATGCCAGCCAGGTCAGCCTGAGTGGAACTTTGGATCTGCCTCTGTTGTCCGTCGCTGTTGCCATTGTGCTCCGGGCGCATTTCAATCTGAATGGATTCAATTAGGCCAGGCCAGGGCATGTTCGACACGGACGGTTCATTTAAGGCCCTCAGTGTCAACCTGAGCCCCACGTCAGCACAGGCACAATACAAGTGGGGTATTTCTTTAGCAGCTGCTTTTTATACCCAAGCAACTACAGTAATATCGCCAACATACATTTCCTTTTTCATTACACATTTACATCTAACGAGATCTTTTAATGGATGATGTTAATATTGTTACTAGAACCATACATATAGTTCTCTCTATGGATAGGACCTTTATGGTGAGAACCATGTCTTGCTCAATAAGCTTAATCATGGGAACACAGTTGGGCAGTTGGGCCAGAGGGAGACGTTAGGCAATATTGCCTCAAAGCAACATTGAGAACAGGCATTAACCCCTTGCTTTTCAACGTACTTCATACCCCTATAGTGTAAACCCATCCATCAAAATAGTATTGCGCAATACCAGACTCTCCAGGTGtgcagtgacagtgacagacacgccattctccctttttttgttGTAAGTCAGTGTACCGTTACTGTTAACTGATTTTGGAACTGTTACTTTAACACCATTTTCAGTAAATGAAAGGAGTAGTGTCCTGTCATTCCGTAGAGGCCTGGTGCTCCAGCTGAGGTATCTTATGAGGGTCACCCATGAGACTGCATGTctgactggtctgtgtgtgtgttgtgtgtgtgtgtgtgtgtgtgtgtgtgtgtgtgtgtgtgtgtgtgtgtgtgtgtgtgtgtgtgtgtgttcacacagaaCAAGAGGCCCAGTGTGGAGGAGAGGTCTAACACATTGGGCTCCGTGTCGAAGAGCATCACTCAAAACAGCAATCAGCCAGGCAGACGGATATCAGATCCTCCCGTCACCCAGGTAGGGCAGAGcatggcagtgtgttgtatctgcgtgcgtgcgtgcgtgcgtgcgtgcgtgtgtgtacaaacacaaacagcagaaacactatgtgtgtgtgactgcttaTGCCACCgcacctgctgtgtgtgtgtctgatcggACGCCCTCCGCTGCTGGGTGGGCTGCGGTGACCCTCCGTAGCCTCCAGGGTAGTAGCCGTCCGCCGAGCCTCTCTTTGCCTGCGGAGCCAAAAAAAAGGCACCAGAGGTCAAATCACATCGGCAAACAAAGGCGAAGACAAAGCACTCGCAAATGGACCCTAACCAAAGTGACGGTCAAGAGTGCGGTGGACCTTTAAGAGCATCTACAGCTCCTGCTGTTTGATATTGAATCTGATGCTGAATTGGGAAATCGATATCGCTCACTTTTACTGTAAATGAGCTTCGGACCCAAGTTTCACGACGAGATGAGcggcgacgttctaaaaccttgcaactgcgactaaacatgGTGAATGCTTTGCGACGGTTTGCAACGATGTGCAACATTTACagtaattcacaccgctgcagcTCCATCTGCAACGGTTTCGTCTCGTCGCAGATCTCTGGTGTGAATTGAGCTTTAGGCTTCTTTGTCACTTTGTGTCACTTTGTCATTGTCCAGATGACATTcagttacatgtgtgtgttttgtccatGTGCTTCCAGTTTTAATGACATCTTCATGCATGTGCCATTGTGTATGCACTCATGCACCATGTGTTATCGTGTGTTCATCATAgattcatgtttgtgtttgtgtgtgtgtgtgtgtgtgtatgtgtgtgtgtgtgtgtgtgtgtgtgtgtgtgtgtgtttgtgtgtgtgtgtgtgtgtgtgtgtgtgtgtgtgtgtgtgtgtgtgtgtgtgtgtgtgtgtgtgtgcgtgtgtgtgtgtgtgtgtgtgtgtgtgtgtgtgtgtgtgtctgtgtgtgtctgtgtgtgtgtttgcatttgtttgtgtttgtgtgtgtgtgtttctgttaggCAATGTTACTGATACTCCAGTCATGTTTTGTTTGCTACAGCGAGTGCCAACCCAGGTGAGGGCAATCTACGACTTCACTGCTGAGGAGGACGATGAGTTAGGCTTCAAGGCCGGAGACGTTATCGAGGTCCTGGACTGCAGTGACTCTTCCTGGTACAGGGGACGTTTGCGTGGCAGAGTTGGCCTTTTTCCAGCCAATTACACATTCCCTCTTTGAGACAACTCGACTGGAGAGAACGGACAAGAGCCTTATCCGATTAGCACCATCCCAATCTATCCTCGGTCCCAGCCTCTCTCAATGCCTTGAGACCATAACTTTGTCTTTTGTTGAAAGATTGTGTATATGCAAATTCAGGATTTTACAGATAATGAAACTGAGAGAAATGATAGGAATTGTAATGGAAATCTTAAATGTTTCAGCACTAACTTTAACCAAgtacttttttgcctttttgtgCTATTTGATGGGACATCTTACTGTATGAATTTATTAAATTGAATGGAAAGAGATATATTTTAAAAGTTGTTGTGCCGTTTCTAATATGTAATAATCCTGCTGGGTATTTACTTTACTTTATTATTCCATTATAActttgatgtactgtagtctAACGTTTGTTAGGCTATTATTGACTGTT
Encoded here:
- the grap2a gene encoding GRB2-related adapter protein 2a isoform X1, whose protein sequence is MEARGKYDFNGTAEDELSFRKGDILKILGAQDDWFKAELHGHEGFVPKNYVDRQTPSWFQENASRGAAEEILMDRDMGGFLIRGSQSTPGAFSISVRHESDVQHFKIMRENKAKYHIWNVKFNSLNELVEYYRRNSISKNSEIYLNDGSRDDSKPSAPQPAKRGSADGYYPGGYGGSPQPTQQRRASDQSHTQQNKRPSVEERSNTLGSVSKSITQNSNQPGRRISDPPVTQRVPTQVRAIYDFTAEEDDELGFKAGDVIEVLDCSDSSWYRGRLRGRVGLFPANYTFPL
- the grap2a gene encoding GRB2-related adapter protein 2a isoform X2; this translates as MEARGKYDFNGTAEDELSFRKGDILKILGAQDDWFKAELHGHEGFVPKNYVDRQTPSWFQENASRGAAEEILMDRDMGGFLIRGSQSTPGAFSISVRHESDVQHFKIMRENKAKYHIWNVKFNSLNELVEYYRRNSISKNSEIYLNDGSRDDSKPSAPQPAKRGSADGYYPGGYGGSPQPTQQRRASDQSHTQQRVPTQVRAIYDFTAEEDDELGFKAGDVIEVLDCSDSSWYRGRLRGRVGLFPANYTFPL